Proteins from one Triticum aestivum cultivar Chinese Spring chromosome 7A, IWGSC CS RefSeq v2.1, whole genome shotgun sequence genomic window:
- the LOC123154276 gene encoding UDP-glycosyltransferase 85A7: MGAAMAEERRAHAMMFPFPCSGHINPTLKLAELLHSRGVHVTFVNTEHNHERLLRTGGARLAGRDGFRFESVPDGLDDADRASPDKTVRLYLSLRRSCGPPLVDLARRLGEQEGVPPVTCVVLSGLASFVLGVAEELGVPSFVIWGTSAVGFVCTLRLRQLTQRGYTPLKDESYLTNGYLDTPIDWIAGMPTVRLGDISSFVRTVAPNGFGLRVEEEEANSCARAQGLILNTFDELEPDVLAALRDEFPRVYTIGPLAAAMHRRVDHGASGLSLWEEDAACMAWLDAQPAAGSVLYVSFGSLAVLSLDQLAEFAWGLAASNRPFLWVVRPGLVAGDRGMEALPADFLAETKGRRFIAEWCAQEQVLRHRAVGGFLTHSGWNSTTESIWAGVPMICAPGFADQYINSRYVCGEWGVGLRLDEQLRREQVVAHIEELMGGGEKSEEMRRRAAEWKARAEAATAPGGSAYENLDKLVEELRLEVPDGGAKLAKVTHAR, translated from the exons ATGGGAGCGGCCATGGCGGAGGAGAGGAGGGCGCACGCGATGATGTTCCCGTTCCCGTGCTCGGGCCACATCAACCCGACGCTGAAGCTGGCGGAGCTGCTGCACTCGCGCGGGGTGCACGTCACCTTCGTCAACACCGAGCACAACCACGAGCGCCTGCTGCGGACGGgcggcgcgcggctcgccggccggGACGGATTCCGGTTCGAGTCCGTGCCCGACGGGCTGGACGACGCCGACCGCGCCTCGCCAGACAAGACGGTGAGGCTCTACCTGTCGCTGCGGAGGAGCTGCGGCCCGCCGCTGGTGGACCTGGCGCGCCGACTCGGGGAGCAAGAGGGCGTGCCGCCTGTCACCTGCGTCGTGCTCAGCGGCCTCGCCAGCTTCGTGCTCGGCGTCGCGGAGGAGCTCGGCGTGCCGTCCTTCGTCATCTGGGGCACCAGCGCCGTCGGCTTCGTCTGCACGCTCCGGCTGCGCCAGCTCACACAGAGAGGCTACACGCCGCTCAAAG ATGAGAGCTACTTGACCAACGGGTACCTGGACACGCCGATCGACTGGATCGCCGGGATGCCGACGGTGCGGCTCGGCGACATCTCCAGCTTCGTCCGGACGGTGGCGCCAAACGGGTTCGGCCTGcgcgtggaggaggaggaggccaacaGCTGCGCCAGGGCGCAGGGCCTCATCCTCAACACGTTCGACGAGCTCGAGCCAGACGTCCTGGCCGCGCTCCGGGACGAGTTCCCGCGCGTGTACACCATCGGGCCGCTCGCTGCCGCCATGCACCGCCGCGTCGACCACGGCGCGTCCGGGCTGAGCCTGTGGGAGGAGGACGCGGCGTGCATGGCGTGGCTGGACGCGCAACCGGCGGCGGGGTCGGTGCTGTACGTCAGCTTCGGGAGCCTGGCGGTGCTGTCGCTGGACCAGCTGGCGGAGTTCGCGTGGGGCCTCGCCGCCAGCAACCGCCCGTTCCTCTGGGTCGTGCGCCCCGGGCTTGTCGCCGGCGACCGCGGCATGGAGGCCCTGCCGGCCGACTTCCTCGCGGAGACCAAGGGCCGGCGCTTCATCGCCGAGTGGTGCGCGCAGGAGCAGGTGCTGCGGCACCGCGCCGTGGGGGGCTTCCTGACGCACAGCGGGTGGAACTCGACGACGGAGAGCATCTGGGCGGGTGTGCCGATGATCTGCGCGCCGGGGTTCGCGGACCAGTACATCAACAGCCGATACGTGTGCGGGGAGTGGGGCGTCGGGCTGCGCCTGGACGAGCAGCTGCGGCGAGAGCAGGTCGTGGCGCACATCGAGGAGCTCATGGGCGGAGGGGAGAAGAGCGAGGAGATGAGGCGCCGCGCCGCTGAGTGGAAGGCTCGTGCCGAGGCGGCGACGGCGCCCGGGGGGTCGGCGTACGAGAACCTCGACAAGCTGGTCGAGGAGCTGCGGCTGGAGGTGCCGGACGGCGGCGCCAAGCTTGCCAAAGTCACGCACGCCCGGTGA